In a single window of the Candidatus Hydrogenedentota bacterium genome:
- a CDS encoding MBL fold metallo-hydrolase: protein MVTITEIAPDVYRLSILNQSIGLQFNHFLIKDEEPMLYHTGLRGNFAELNEAVKRLITPKDIRWIGWSHFESDECGALNEWLAASPGAQPICGALGATVNVNDFSNRAPRTLAPDESFSTGQRRFRFISTAHVPHGWDACVMFEETDRTLFCSDLFTHFGEVEPLTEGDIVGRARESLENMQQSPFAYYIPYNARTSKVMTALAELNPQLLATMHGSSFRGDGAQALRDLDEVLREVLTRE from the coding sequence TTGGTTACTATTACTGAAATAGCCCCGGACGTGTATCGTCTTTCCATTCTCAACCAGTCGATTGGCCTCCAGTTCAACCACTTTCTCATCAAGGATGAAGAGCCGATGCTCTACCACACGGGGCTCCGAGGAAACTTCGCGGAGTTGAATGAGGCGGTGAAGCGGCTCATCACGCCGAAGGATATCCGCTGGATTGGGTGGAGCCACTTTGAGTCCGATGAATGCGGCGCCCTGAATGAATGGCTGGCCGCTTCCCCCGGCGCGCAGCCCATCTGCGGTGCACTCGGGGCCACCGTCAACGTCAACGACTTTTCCAATCGCGCACCGCGCACGCTGGCGCCGGACGAGTCCTTCAGCACGGGCCAGCGCCGATTTCGATTCATCTCCACCGCCCACGTCCCCCATGGCTGGGATGCGTGCGTGATGTTCGAAGAGACCGATCGGACACTGTTTTGTTCCGACTTGTTCACCCACTTCGGTGAAGTGGAGCCCTTGACCGAAGGCGACATCGTGGGACGCGCGCGGGAGTCCCTGGAAAACATGCAGCAATCGCCCTTCGCCTACTACATCCCCTATAACGCCCGCACCTCGAAGGTGATGACCGCGCTCGCCGAACTCAACCCGCAGCTCCTCGCCACCATGCACGGCTCCAGCTTCCGAGGCGACGGCGCCCAGGCCCTGCGCGATCTCGATGAGGTGTTGCGGGAAGTATTGACGCGGGAGTAG
- a CDS encoding HEAT repeat domain-containing protein, with amino-acid sequence MKKNALILGVAFCALAAICPGYAQDLDQSIGALKAYKFGDSRTGIVPLEELALKAQNDGPLRVKLEEQFIEVLKSDASVEAKRFVCRQLGAMGTAKSVDTLAGLIADEQLADYALRALVTIPDKAALAALVKAIAEGPQTQKVNIVNAIARTKSQDAVAPLVALMGDTDQALAQAATAALGSIGGKGCTELLKALKAANGGGDTVLADACLQCGQWAPASQKDEALEIYTTLYNGSQPGYVRAAALTGLVRLESGKAQELVMDALGDSDPALVLVASSFIRELPGEEATKAFAAMLPTADKERKILIIDALAHRKEGGALDAVVAEAKGGDPAVQLVALNALGVLGTPDTATMLLELAATSDGDVQRTARNSIKTIPGRKTDVAILKAAQEGSGAVRLEAISALAARGAVKTTPALLELANSGDAAVETEALKALRVLAGEDDMGTLISLLTSASADDKRKNVAQAIVELTGRIADDHAKSAQPIKALAAASDDATKASLIMVLGRIGTEDALAVVRENVKSQSPVLKLAAVQALSDWPNAAPMEDLKALAADTSNAEAHAAAFAGYLRLLRADKTLNPADKLAALKAADALASTPQEKKLIVAGTAEVVSLEALQYAESRQQDPAVAAEATQAVIRIAGAIGGAYRDEVTKRMNAYIQQDTNEAVKKLAQNVLNGLVGYEDYITAWQYAGPYFVEGKPGAALYDMQFKAETDPAGEVWNIVPMGLDPLRPWVVALAQILGDFDRVVYLRSTITSATAQDVILEAGSNDGIKVWWNGEMIHGLNVARGLAAGQDQLPVSLKAGDNTLVMAIYQHGGDWGAAARLRTKDGQPVTGITQAAK; translated from the coding sequence ATGAAGAAGAACGCACTGATACTTGGGGTGGCGTTTTGCGCGCTGGCGGCGATTTGCCCCGGCTATGCGCAGGACCTGGACCAGTCCATCGGGGCCCTGAAGGCCTATAAATTCGGCGATTCCCGCACGGGCATCGTTCCGCTGGAAGAACTGGCCCTGAAAGCCCAGAACGACGGCCCTCTCCGGGTGAAACTGGAAGAGCAGTTCATTGAAGTGCTCAAGAGCGACGCGTCGGTCGAAGCGAAGCGCTTCGTCTGCCGCCAACTCGGCGCCATGGGCACCGCCAAGAGCGTAGACACCCTGGCCGGGCTCATCGCGGACGAACAACTCGCGGACTATGCCCTGCGCGCGCTGGTGACTATTCCCGACAAGGCCGCCCTCGCGGCCCTGGTGAAGGCCATCGCGGAAGGCCCCCAGACCCAGAAAGTGAATATCGTCAACGCTATCGCGCGGACGAAATCCCAGGACGCCGTCGCACCCCTCGTGGCGTTGATGGGCGACACGGACCAAGCCCTGGCACAGGCGGCCACCGCGGCCCTGGGCAGCATCGGCGGCAAAGGCTGCACGGAGTTGCTCAAGGCGCTGAAAGCGGCCAACGGCGGCGGCGACACGGTGCTTGCCGATGCCTGCCTCCAGTGCGGTCAGTGGGCGCCGGCCAGTCAGAAAGACGAAGCGTTGGAGATTTACACCACGCTGTACAACGGCAGCCAGCCCGGTTATGTCCGCGCGGCGGCCCTCACCGGTCTCGTTCGGCTGGAGTCCGGCAAAGCCCAGGAACTGGTGATGGATGCGTTGGGTGACAGCGATCCGGCCTTGGTGCTCGTCGCTTCCAGCTTCATCCGGGAGTTGCCCGGTGAGGAGGCCACCAAAGCTTTCGCCGCCATGCTTCCCACGGCGGACAAAGAGCGGAAGATCCTCATCATCGACGCGCTGGCCCACCGCAAAGAAGGCGGCGCGCTTGACGCGGTTGTTGCCGAGGCAAAGGGCGGCGATCCCGCCGTGCAACTGGTCGCGCTGAACGCCCTCGGGGTGCTGGGCACGCCGGACACGGCCACCATGCTCCTCGAGTTGGCAGCGACCTCGGACGGCGATGTACAGCGCACCGCCCGCAACAGCATCAAGACCATTCCCGGCCGCAAGACCGACGTGGCCATTCTCAAGGCTGCCCAGGAAGGGTCCGGCGCAGTGCGGCTGGAGGCCATCAGCGCGCTGGCCGCGCGCGGCGCCGTGAAGACCACACCCGCCCTGCTGGAACTGGCGAATTCGGGCGATGCCGCCGTGGAAACGGAAGCCCTCAAGGCGCTCCGGGTACTGGCCGGTGAAGACGACATGGGGACGCTCATCTCTTTGTTAACCTCCGCCAGCGCCGACGACAAGCGCAAGAACGTGGCCCAGGCTATAGTCGAGCTGACGGGACGCATTGCCGATGATCATGCGAAGTCGGCTCAGCCCATCAAGGCCCTAGCGGCCGCAAGCGATGACGCCACGAAAGCGTCCCTCATCATGGTGCTTGGCCGCATCGGCACCGAAGACGCCCTGGCGGTGGTCCGGGAAAATGTGAAGTCCCAGAGCCCGGTGCTGAAGTTGGCCGCCGTTCAGGCGCTCTCCGACTGGCCCAATGCCGCGCCCATGGAAGACCTGAAGGCGCTTGCCGCCGATACGAGCAACGCCGAGGCCCATGCCGCGGCCTTTGCGGGATACCTGCGACTGCTTCGCGCCGACAAGACGCTCAATCCCGCGGATAAGCTGGCCGCCTTGAAGGCGGCGGATGCCCTTGCGTCCACGCCCCAGGAGAAGAAGCTCATCGTGGCCGGCACGGCCGAAGTGGTCTCGCTGGAAGCCCTGCAGTACGCCGAATCGCGCCAGCAGGACCCGGCCGTGGCCGCCGAAGCCACGCAGGCCGTCATCCGTATTGCGGGCGCCATCGGCGGCGCCTACCGTGACGAAGTCACGAAGCGGATGAATGCTTATATCCAGCAGGACACAAACGAGGCGGTAAAGAAGCTCGCCCAGAACGTGCTCAATGGCCTCGTGGGCTACGAAGACTACATCACGGCCTGGCAGTATGCGGGCCCGTATTTCGTAGAGGGCAAGCCCGGCGCCGCGCTCTATGACATGCAGTTCAAGGCTGAGACCGACCCCGCCGGGGAAGTGTGGAACATCGTCCCCATGGGCCTCGATCCGCTCCGTCCCTGGGTGGTTGCCCTGGCCCAGATCCTGGGCGATTTCGATCGCGTGGTCTATCTCCGCAGCACCATCACCTCCGCCACCGCGCAGGATGTGATCCTCGAAGCCGGCAGCAATGACGGCATCAAGGTGTGGTGGAATGGCGAGATGATCCACGGCCTCAATGTGGCCCGTGGCCTGGCCGCCGGTCAGGACCAGTTGCCCGTGTCGCTCAAGGCGGGGGACAACACCCTCGTCATGGCGATCTACCAGCACGGTGGCGACTGGGGCGCGGCCGCCCGCCTGCGCACGAAGGATGGCCAGCCGGTCACCGGGATTACGCAAGCCGCGAAGTAG
- a CDS encoding DUF1778 domain-containing protein, which yields MAFCRIINGEGQNSVHKSKLKKLTAQRTNEKAQILRLTREDQIRVAEALINPPKANARLTRAAKTHARLIAPR from the coding sequence ATGGCGTTTTGTCGCATAATAAACGGGGAAGGACAAAATTCCGTGCACAAATCGAAACTCAAAAAACTCACCGCCCAGCGAACTAACGAAAAAGCCCAGATCCTGCGCCTGACCCGCGAAGATCAGATACGTGTCGCAGAAGCGCTGATCAATCCACCCAAGGCCAACGCCCGGCTCACCCGCGCCGCGAAAACGCATGCCCGCCTTATCGCGCCCCGGTGA
- a CDS encoding PmoA family protein, which translates to MLQRILPLAVAACALPHFAHADFSVEDTGKTLAIAENGKPVLVYQYDWVNPPEGVEARFRRTGYIHPLYGVGGEVLTEDYPSDHYHHRGVFWGWPNGIWKGKRVDTWGLEGARQVHVSVSPEPATIDSVSFSGVNHWILDETPDVPVVSETYEVVVYAATDVGRALDFAITLKNISDAPLHLRGATTENKGYGGFNFRPDSARKPMHFTTANGPQTEDTFIAESPWVDVSYATAPGADTQSGAAIFQHPANPNYPHKGWLIRHYAFLGHAWPGSTPVELAPGKEITMQYRLYTHQGTAKDGKVAEAFDAYMKDVNSQSPQEPGIPR; encoded by the coding sequence ATGCTCCAGCGAATACTCCCCCTGGCCGTCGCGGCCTGCGCCCTGCCCCATTTCGCCCACGCCGACTTCTCCGTTGAAGACACAGGCAAGACCCTCGCCATCGCGGAAAATGGCAAGCCTGTCCTTGTCTACCAGTACGACTGGGTCAATCCACCCGAGGGCGTGGAGGCGCGCTTTCGCCGCACGGGCTACATCCACCCGCTCTACGGCGTCGGTGGCGAAGTGCTCACCGAAGACTACCCCAGCGACCACTACCATCATCGGGGCGTATTCTGGGGCTGGCCCAATGGCATCTGGAAGGGCAAACGCGTGGACACCTGGGGCCTCGAAGGCGCGCGCCAGGTGCACGTCAGCGTGTCGCCCGAGCCGGCAACCATAGATTCGGTCTCGTTTTCCGGGGTGAACCACTGGATACTCGATGAAACCCCCGACGTACCTGTCGTCTCGGAGACCTACGAGGTGGTCGTGTATGCCGCCACCGACGTCGGCCGCGCGCTGGACTTCGCCATCACCTTAAAAAACATCAGCGACGCCCCCTTACACCTGCGCGGCGCCACGACCGAAAACAAAGGCTACGGCGGCTTCAACTTCCGCCCGGACTCCGCGCGCAAGCCGATGCACTTCACCACGGCGAATGGCCCCCAGACGGAAGACACTTTCATCGCCGAATCGCCCTGGGTGGACGTGTCCTACGCCACGGCACCCGGCGCGGATACCCAATCCGGCGCGGCCATCTTCCAGCACCCCGCAAACCCCAACTACCCCCACAAAGGCTGGCTCATCCGCCACTACGCCTTCCTCGGCCACGCCTGGCCCGGAAGCACCCCCGTCGAACTTGCCCCCGGCAAGGAAATCACCATGCAATACCGCCTCTACACCCACCAGGGCACGGCGAAAGACGGCAAGGTGGCGGAAGCGTTTGATGCGTATATGAAGGACGTGAATTCACAGTCGCCACAAGAACCCGGTATCCCCAGGTGA
- a CDS encoding LacI family DNA-binding transcriptional regulator yields the protein MTPPRFAAQGLTIQDVADRAGVSKKTVSRVINGEEYVAEPTAVKVREAIAEMGYVPNVSARRLASKRSHVLTLVYQAEEPPGWLTHVIQGIVQAASARGFEVVIHPCEAGEEASQRSLQALVLRGGTDGLILLPPFGSLSDFNLALHESGLPMASIEPSDPNLPWPAATITNHEGAREMTAYLLGLGHTRIGFILGSADYSGSWERLAGYKAALTFASVAEDPALIVQGNYTFESGLEQGRVLLSMLERPTAIFASNDEMAAGVIQAAYELGLRVPDQLSVVGFDDSTLACRLSPPLTTIRQPTVELAARVTEALIRRINGDGEEEGRIEMATSLVVRRSAAGPVEP from the coding sequence ATGACCCCACCCCGTTTTGCCGCGCAGGGCCTGACCATTCAGGACGTGGCCGATCGCGCCGGGGTCTCGAAGAAAACCGTGTCGCGGGTGATTAATGGCGAGGAATACGTAGCCGAACCCACCGCGGTCAAGGTGCGCGAAGCCATCGCGGAAATGGGCTATGTGCCCAATGTCTCGGCGCGCCGCCTGGCGAGCAAACGCTCTCATGTGCTGACGCTGGTCTATCAGGCCGAGGAGCCGCCGGGCTGGCTGACCCACGTGATCCAGGGGATTGTTCAGGCGGCTTCGGCGCGCGGTTTTGAAGTGGTGATTCATCCCTGCGAGGCGGGCGAAGAGGCATCGCAGCGCTCCCTGCAGGCGCTGGTGCTGCGCGGGGGCACCGACGGGCTTATCCTGCTGCCGCCCTTCGGCAGCCTGAGCGATTTCAATCTCGCGCTCCACGAAAGCGGCTTGCCCATGGCCTCGATTGAGCCGTCCGATCCGAACTTGCCCTGGCCCGCCGCCACCATCACGAACCACGAGGGCGCGCGTGAAATGACGGCCTATTTGCTGGGTCTCGGGCACACGCGCATCGGATTCATCCTCGGCTCGGCGGACTACAGCGGGAGCTGGGAGCGCCTCGCGGGCTATAAGGCTGCGCTGACCTTCGCAAGCGTAGCGGAAGACCCTGCGTTGATCGTGCAGGGCAACTACACCTTCGAAAGCGGCCTCGAACAGGGGCGCGTGCTGCTGTCCATGCTTGAACGGCCCACAGCCATTTTTGCAAGCAACGATGAAATGGCCGCTGGTGTAATTCAAGCGGCCTATGAGCTCGGACTGCGCGTGCCGGACCAATTGTCGGTCGTGGGTTTCGACGACAGTACGTTGGCGTGCCGTCTGTCGCCGCCCCTGACGACGATTCGCCAGCCGACGGTGGAACTGGCCGCGCGGGTAACGGAAGCGCTCATTCGGCGGATCAATGGTGACGGGGAGGAGGAGGGGAGAATCGAAATGGCTACGAGTTTGGTGGTTCGGAGGTCGGCGGCGGGGCCTGTGGAACCTTGA
- a CDS encoding Gfo/Idh/MocA family oxidoreductase, with translation MAKKRILSRRHFLRNSFAATAGAVGFPYIIPSSALGLDGHIAPSNRITIASIGVGGQGSYDTQGLMNVPEAQLVAVCDVDTAHREKAKKMVEDFYTAKNEKDYKGCATYNDFREVIARDDIDAIMCATPDFAHAIVCVAAAKAGKDIYCEKPLANSIPESRAVKDAVERYKRVLQTGSHERSRDNARYAAELVRNGRIGKLHTIRVNMPIDNHAPIGPQPEMPIPPGFDYDMWLGPAPSAPYTEKRCHFWFRYILDYSGGEMTDRGAHILDLAQLGNGSDHTTPISVEGVGEFPKEGLFNTAMAYSFRFEYASGVQIIGESVGPRGVKFEGDKGWVFIHVHGGDLEASNPALLKEIIGPDELQLGRSRGHHADFVNCVITRGEPKAPVYVGHHTATMCHMCNIAMRRGKKLLWNPDTEQFTNDDEANRMLIPSMRAPWHV, from the coding sequence ATGGCAAAAAAACGGATACTTTCGCGCAGGCACTTCCTGCGTAATTCCTTCGCCGCCACCGCGGGCGCCGTTGGATTTCCGTACATCATTCCGTCCTCCGCCCTTGGCCTGGATGGTCACATCGCCCCGAGCAACCGCATCACCATCGCATCCATCGGCGTGGGGGGCCAGGGCAGCTACGACACCCAGGGACTCATGAATGTTCCCGAGGCGCAGCTCGTGGCCGTGTGCGACGTGGACACGGCGCACCGCGAAAAAGCGAAGAAGATGGTGGAGGATTTTTACACCGCAAAGAATGAGAAAGACTACAAGGGCTGCGCGACTTACAACGATTTCCGCGAAGTCATCGCCCGCGACGACATCGACGCCATCATGTGCGCCACGCCCGATTTCGCCCACGCGATTGTCTGCGTGGCCGCGGCCAAGGCCGGCAAGGACATTTACTGCGAGAAGCCCCTGGCCAACTCGATTCCCGAGAGCCGCGCCGTGAAAGACGCCGTGGAGCGCTACAAGCGCGTGCTTCAGACCGGCAGCCACGAGCGCTCCCGCGACAATGCGCGCTACGCCGCCGAACTCGTGCGCAACGGCCGCATCGGCAAGCTCCACACGATCCGCGTGAATATGCCCATCGACAACCACGCGCCCATCGGCCCGCAGCCCGAAATGCCCATTCCTCCCGGCTTTGACTACGATATGTGGCTCGGACCGGCGCCCAGCGCCCCCTACACGGAAAAGCGCTGCCATTTCTGGTTCCGCTATATCCTGGACTACAGCGGCGGCGAAATGACCGACCGTGGCGCGCACATTCTGGACCTTGCCCAGCTCGGCAACGGCAGCGACCACACCACGCCCATCTCCGTCGAAGGCGTCGGCGAATTTCCGAAGGAAGGCCTCTTCAACACGGCCATGGCCTATTCTTTCCGCTTTGAATACGCGAGCGGCGTGCAGATTATCGGCGAGAGCGTCGGCCCCCGCGGCGTAAAGTTCGAGGGCGACAAGGGCTGGGTCTTCATTCACGTCCACGGCGGCGACCTGGAAGCCAGCAACCCCGCGCTGCTGAAAGAAATCATCGGGCCGGACGAACTCCAGCTCGGCCGCAGCCGCGGCCACCATGCCGACTTCGTGAACTGCGTCATCACGCGCGGCGAACCGAAGGCGCCGGTCTATGTGGGCCACCACACGGCCACCATGTGCCACATGTGCAACATCGCCATGCGGCGTGGCAAGAAGCTGCTGTGGAATCCCGACACCGAACAGTTCACCAACGACGACGAAGCCAACCGCATGCTCATCCCGTCCATGCGCGCGCCGTGGCACGTCTAA
- a CDS encoding TIM barrel protein, which produces MSEDHKGYRFSFGPWNISEGGDPFGPNVRPTLSFAKKLGQYKALGFEGVQFHDDDAVPELEGLSAKQLGEKAGDMKKVLDGEGLVCEFIAPRLWEDKRGIDGGFTANDAKVREWAIDRAKKCADIARALDTKMIVLWLAREGTYTRESKNAITAYKQILELVNTLLAYDSEIEIAIEPKPNEPVDHAYVPTIGHALAIAGMSNDPKRVGGLIETAHALLAGLDPSDEMAFALAADKLLSVHLNDQNGLKFDQDKSFGSANLRQAYNQVRVLELANYAGTGRFVGLDVKAMRTQSGECVTAHLSNSKKIFLALVDKVRSFDKNLEKQLIEARDYEGLELAVMSHLMGV; this is translated from the coding sequence ATGAGTGAAGATCACAAGGGTTACCGTTTTTCGTTTGGTCCGTGGAACATCAGCGAGGGCGGCGACCCCTTTGGGCCGAACGTGCGCCCGACGCTTTCTTTCGCCAAGAAGCTGGGCCAGTACAAGGCGCTGGGCTTCGAGGGCGTGCAATTTCACGATGATGACGCCGTGCCGGAGCTGGAAGGCCTTTCCGCCAAACAGCTTGGTGAGAAAGCCGGCGACATGAAGAAGGTGCTGGATGGCGAAGGACTCGTTTGCGAGTTCATCGCGCCGCGTCTGTGGGAAGACAAGCGGGGCATCGACGGCGGTTTCACGGCGAACGACGCCAAGGTGCGTGAGTGGGCCATTGACCGCGCGAAGAAGTGCGCGGACATTGCCCGGGCGCTGGACACGAAGATGATCGTGTTGTGGCTGGCCCGCGAAGGCACCTATACCCGCGAGTCCAAGAATGCAATCACGGCCTACAAGCAGATTCTCGAGCTGGTGAACACCCTGCTGGCCTATGACAGCGAAATCGAAATCGCCATCGAGCCCAAGCCGAATGAGCCCGTGGACCACGCCTACGTGCCCACCATCGGACATGCCCTGGCGATTGCTGGCATGAGCAATGATCCGAAGCGCGTCGGCGGCCTGATTGAAACGGCCCACGCCCTTTTGGCCGGTCTGGACCCCTCCGACGAAATGGCCTTCGCACTGGCGGCGGACAAGCTTTTGAGCGTACACTTGAACGATCAGAACGGCCTGAAGTTCGATCAGGACAAGTCCTTTGGTTCCGCGAATCTCCGCCAGGCTTACAATCAGGTGCGCGTGCTGGAGTTGGCGAACTACGCTGGAACCGGACGCTTCGTGGGTCTGGACGTCAAGGCGATGCGCACACAGTCGGGCGAATGCGTCACCGCGCACTTGTCCAACAGCAAGAAGATCTTCCTGGCGCTGGTGGACAAGGTTCGCAGCTTCGACAAGAATCTGGAAAAGCAGCTCATCGAAGCGCGCGATTATGAAGGCCTGGAACTGGCCGTCATGTCGCACCTGATGGGCGTTTAA